One part of the Palaemon carinicauda isolate YSFRI2023 unplaced genomic scaffold, ASM3689809v2 scaffold2791, whole genome shotgun sequence genome encodes these proteins:
- the LOC137636362 gene encoding histone H2A gives MSGRGKGGKVKGKSKSRSSRAGLQFPVGRIHRLLRKGNYAERVGAGAPVYLAAVMEYLAAEVLELAGNAARDNKKTRIIPRHLQLAIRNDEELNKLLSGVTIAQGGVLPNIQAVLLPKKTEKK, from the coding sequence ATGTCTGGACGCGGAAAGGGAGGCAAAGTAAAGGGAAAGTCAAAGTCCCGTAGCAGCAGGGCTGGACTTCAGTTCCCTGTGGGACGTATCCACCGTCTTTTGCGCAAGGGCAACTATGCTGAACGTGTAGGTGCTGGAGCTCCAGTCTACTTGGCTGCAGTCATGGAGTACTTGGCCGCCGAAGTCTTGGAGTTGGCTGGTAATGCTGCCCGTGACAACAAGAAGACCAGGATCATTCCCCGTCACTTGCAATTGGCCATCCGCAACGACGAAGAGCTCAACAAGTTGCTCTCTGGCGTGACCATTGCCCAGGGTGGTGTCTTGCCCAACATCCAGGCAGTTCTCTTGCCCAAGAAGACCGAAAAGAAGTAA